The Abditibacteriota bacterium region CTGGTGGTCCTCAAGAGCTGGTACAAATCCCTGACCGGCGTCCGGGCCGCCTACATAGAGCGCACCGAGGTGGTGGGCGAAGGCGAGAACAAAAAGACTGCCCACTATACTCTGCCCGGCGTAGTGAATACCACCATGACCTATTTCAACAAGCAGGTATTCATATCCGCCTTCAGGACCAGCAGGGAAAACGGCGATATCATCTCCGCGCCGGATATAGGCAACTACGGCGAATATTATCCCAAGACCTTCAAGATCACCACTGCCTACAAGGAAGTGCCTATCATCGTATTTGACTGTACGGCCACTTCCGTGTATGAGCTGCTGGACACCCAGGGACTCAGGTCTCTGACCGGTATCTCCGTGTATGACGGTATCACCGACGGCAACCCCAAGCAGTACTACAGAGACGTGTCCAACCCCGACAGCCCTCTGGTGGAGGATACAGCGGTCATCTTCGCCGAAGAGACTCCCGAGTCCAAAAAGGGTCTGGCCAAGGTGCCCATCAAGATCATCATGAACGCCGGCCCCAGGGCCAACAGGCTCCTCCTGGTCAACTCCAGCGACGAAAAGCCCGAGGGAGAAGGCTATGACTTTTCCAGGGGCGGAGTACTGGACGAGACCGCCTACAGAGCGGCCAAGGATATGTACGCCCTCAACAAGTTCAGACTGGACTCTCTGTCCAGCAAGGGTATCAAGAATCAGGCTCTTCAGGAGCTCAACGATATGGCCGGCGAGAACCTTCTGGCCGCCGAGCATGCCAAGAATACGGACCGCTACAGCATATTCGACTCCTACTCCAGGACCGCCTGGGGCTTCGCGTCGAGAGCATATCCCGATATAGCGGCCACCAGCCAGGACGTGGTGAACGGCGTGATATTCTACCTGTTCCTGCTGATCCCGTTTGCCTATTTCTGCGAAAGGCTCTTCTTCGCTTTTCCGGAGATCAAATGGCAGCTTGTAGGCTTTTTCGGCATATTCATAGCCATATTCTTTATATTCAGATTCGTGCATCCCGCGTTTGACATCGCGGGCAACCCCCTGATAGTGCTCATCGCATTTATCATGCTGTCTCTGTCGGGCGTGGTGATATTTATAGTCATAGGCAAGTTTGAAGAGCAGCTCAAGGAGCTGGCAGCCGCATCCATGGGGTCCAAGGGCTCCGAAGGCGGCAAGGTGGCCGTGGCCGGCGCCGCATTCTCCCTGGGCGTCTCCAACATGAGAAGGAGAAAGACCAGAACGGTGCTGACCTGCGTGACCCTGATCCTGCTCACCTTCATAGTGCTGTCCTTCACCTCCGTGACCAGCGTCATCAGGATGAACAAGATACCTGTCAAGGCCAAGCCCGGTATCAAGATCTACAACGGTATTCTGGTGCGCATGCCCAACTGGCAGAGCCTGCAGGAAGTGTCCTACAAGGTCCTGTATGACGAATACAAGCGTGACAAGAAGGTCGGCAACCTGGTAGCTCCGAGAGCTTGGTTCTACGGCATCAGCCCCATGGAATTCAACCTGCAGCCTCTTATCAACGGCGACAAGCTCTATTCTGCCAGAGCGCTGGTAGGTCTGTCGCCGGACGAAGCCGGTATCATGGGCATATACAACAGCAACAGCAAGATACTGAAATACGGCGACTGGTTCGGCTATGAAAACGGCGTCTACACGGGCAACGTGGATCCCCACAGCCTGATCATCCCCGACACCATAGCAGAATCTCTGGAGATCACCAAGGACAACTACAAGGACAAGAAGATAGAGTTCGCCGGCAGTGTATACAAGGTGGTGGGCGTGGTCAACCCCGCAGCCATCAAGGCCCACAGGGATCTGGATAACGAGATCATCACTCCTGCCGACCTGCTGCTCATGGGCGCCACCAAGGTGTCTCAGGGCGGCGGCGAGGCCGAAGAGGACGCGGGCTTTGTGGAATTTACCCACATAGATCCTTCGGCAGTGTTCTATATCCCCTACGAGACCAGCATAGTGCTGGGCGGCGAGATCAAGAGCATCGCGGTGAAGCTGGGGTCCGGCGACGTGGAAGACAGCCTGGCCTCCCTCATGAAGAGGATCAACCTGAACCTGTACGCAGGTATCGACGGCCGCATATACAGATTTTCCTCCCTGTCGGGCAAGTCCTCTCAGGGTATGACGAGCCTGATCATCCCTATCATCATAGCCGCTCTCATCGTGCTCAACACCATGATGAGCTCCGTGTATGAAAGGACCAAGGAGATAGGCATCTATTCGTCCATCGGTCTGTCGCCTCAGCATATCGCCATGCTGTTTATGGCGGAGTCGCTGGTATACGCCATCCTGGGCGCCGTATCGGGCTACGTCATAGGTCAGATATTGTCCAAGATCATCATGGTGACCAACATCATGCCCGGCCTATATCTGAACTTCTCGTCCATGTCGGCCGTAATAGCCACACTGGTCGTCAGCGGCGTGGTGATACTTTCTACCATATATCCTTCCAGAATGGCCTCCCGGGTGGCGACTCCCGCCGTGGACAGGATCTGGAAGCTCGAAGAGCCCGAGGGAGATCACTGGGTGGTCAAGCTGCCCTTTGCCATTACCGGCAAGCAGACCATGGGTATCACCTACTTTATCGGAGAATGGATCAATTCTCACGAAGAGTATTCCCTGGGCGACTTCGTTACCAAGAACGTTCAGCTGAGTAATTATGAAGAAAACGGCGAGATGGTCTATTGCATCAAGTTCCGCTCCTGGATCGCTCCCTTTGACCTGGGCGTAAGTCAGGATACCCTGATCAAGATAGTGCCCACGGAGCTGGAGGGTACCTATGAGGTGCGGATTGAGTTTGACCGCGTCAGCGGCGACGCCAGCAACTGGATCAGAGTCAACAGGCGTTTTCTCCATGCCTGCCGCAAGCAGTTCCTCATCTGGAGGACTATCAAGGCAGAGGACAGAGAAAAGTACATGGCTGAAGCCGAAAAGGTGGTTACGTCTGCCGGATCGTTGAACGGCGCTTAATATTTGAAGGGGTTATAAATGGCTGAATTGAAAAAAGTTGACGAGATCAATGACGCGCGTCTCCAATTGGAGTCCATGTCAAAGGATGAAGAATCTCAGGAAAAATTTGAAGACGGCTTTACTCTTCGTACCCTGATTGGTGCGTTGTTTGTAGGTCTGATCATGATGCCCGGCGCCATGTATCTGGGCCTTGTCGCGGGACAGGGCCTGGGCTCTGCCGCC contains the following coding sequences:
- a CDS encoding M28 family peptidase, with amino-acid sequence MKINKGFIINIVYAIIFLVALFFLFVYPWTDSSLAKKKLEFDPNAVSVRPTPEWLTQRYADLIGAVSTDNLQKTVTDMSGFSSSRVTGYPGCDMAADYIIKAFKDAGLKGFTSDEVEVHPFKVTVPIEHESKLVVGDETIKIYALWPNLARTSQVDKNGIDVHLIDGGNSLAVSFDGKKVKDSATVLNFNIGTNWLNASRLGSKAILFREPDGQISRGEAEAKFSNIPINIPRFWLPKESAERVDQLMAQGNDKARIYCDMSWDKVEGKNIVGVIPGTDPELKDEWVVINAYYDGISVVPGIAPSAESSTGIAAMLEMVRIFSQPEFAPKRSIMFVALSGHFETLSGMRNFIHQQIDSYVRPSMAERALHKIGLKKGELNDPPKFYMWAGLDLNSQTPGVGLFYKAYFYDNKEDIQKFVSPIGTTARETAERLANIYDYKTNFSEHYADAINPVGGKTWRGLIPSRFAFDQEVITGASQRGLTFATVNDNRRLVDTPFDTPDRVNYGNIKTQMEMIMCITDHWFRDPAVVSAEEVIEAEVVDRNTVKYKDEKDMGYLIGVFVKKSGKGENFFRHSETRYLPKVNSNCEFKLKKPLPNGFNKGDTIYIRQEKISRLGVSKPQEFSRLTIRGGFSTLSGDVVKYDPKKSFVPNLEVEDSLVVLKSWYKSLTGVRAAYIERTEVVGEGENKKTAHYTLPGVVNTTMTYFNKQVFISAFRTSRENGDIISAPDIGNYGEYYPKTFKITTAYKEVPIIVFDCTATSVYELLDTQGLRSLTGISVYDGITDGNPKQYYRDVSNPDSPLVEDTAVIFAEETPESKKGLAKVPIKIIMNAGPRANRLLLVNSSDEKPEGEGYDFSRGGVLDETAYRAAKDMYALNKFRLDSLSSKGIKNQALQELNDMAGENLLAAEHAKNTDRYSIFDSYSRTAWGFASRAYPDIAATSQDVVNGVIFYLFLLIPFAYFCERLFFAFPEIKWQLVGFFGIFIAIFFIFRFVHPAFDIAGNPLIVLIAFIMLSLSGVVIFIVIGKFEEQLKELAAASMGSKGSEGGKVAVAGAAFSLGVSNMRRRKTRTVLTCVTLILLTFIVLSFTSVTSVIRMNKIPVKAKPGIKIYNGILVRMPNWQSLQEVSYKVLYDEYKRDKKVGNLVAPRAWFYGISPMEFNLQPLINGDKLYSARALVGLSPDEAGIMGIYNSNSKILKYGDWFGYENGVYTGNVDPHSLIIPDTIAESLEITKDNYKDKKIEFAGSVYKVVGVVNPAAIKAHRDLDNEIITPADLLLMGATKVSQGGGEAEEDAGFVEFTHIDPSAVFYIPYETSIVLGGEIKSIAVKLGSGDVEDSLASLMKRINLNLYAGIDGRIYRFSSLSGKSSQGMTSLIIPIIIAALIVLNTMMSSVYERTKEIGIYSSIGLSPQHIAMLFMAESLVYAILGAVSGYVIGQILSKIIMVTNIMPGLYLNFSSMSAVIATLVVSGVVILSTIYPSRMASRVATPAVDRIWKLEEPEGDHWVVKLPFAITGKQTMGITYFIGEWINSHEEYSLGDFVTKNVQLSNYEENGEMVYCIKFRSWIAPFDLGVSQDTLIKIVPTELEGTYEVRIEFDRVSGDASNWIRVNRRFLHACRKQFLIWRTIKAEDREKYMAEAEKVVTSAGSLNGA